The following coding sequences are from one Clostridia bacterium window:
- the secG gene encoding preprotein translocase subunit SecG — MSWFVIIIAAIVLVTCIAVVAVVLLQSARSASISGTIAGGAEKLFGGKDKKRARTIDEKLEKATPYMAGLIIVLVVVLNLVYLFSK, encoded by the coding sequence ATGAGTTGGTTCGTAATTATCATAGCGGCGATAGTTCTCGTCACCTGCATCGCGGTCGTGGCGGTCGTCCTGCTCCAGAGCGCCCGCAGCGCGTCCATCAGCGGCACCATCGCCGGCGGCGCGGAGAAGCTCTTCGGCGGCAAGGATAAGAAGCGCGCGCGTACCATCGATGAGAAGCTCGAGAAGGCCACTCCCTATATGGCCGGCCTCATCATCGTGCTCGTCGTGGTGCTGAACCTCGTCTACCTCTTTTCCAAGTAA
- a CDS encoding helix-turn-helix transcriptional regulator encodes MPHTGSFDNEIRYVPVSGIGDYVESVGRRRCCRLLFISDGIVFCTLNGKKCQFGQGDVLFLRKRDELSFFSRSGADTKVCAIIFGEGVLGDISAFFEGGVFPADAADPPTVRLRGIQRNKTERDMMLPETADHSDKGLLRMIAAQVIYECFVIRTELPEWLETPPDWFVEYYMLLSRHYIFTKPFNEIIALAGKSREYISRLFKSATGKNISDYIIDMRINYACNLLKNSSMDVMEISFECGFENLSTFYHHFSPRVGMPPKRYRDSARRS; translated from the coding sequence ATGCCGCATACCGGTTCCTTCGACAATGAAATAAGATACGTTCCCGTTTCCGGTATCGGAGACTACGTCGAATCGGTCGGCAGAAGGCGCTGCTGCCGGTTGCTTTTCATTTCCGACGGTATAGTCTTCTGCACGCTGAACGGAAAAAAGTGTCAGTTCGGGCAGGGGGACGTGCTCTTTCTGCGCAAAAGGGACGAATTGAGCTTTTTCAGCCGTTCCGGCGCGGATACGAAAGTCTGCGCCATCATTTTCGGCGAAGGCGTGCTCGGTGACATATCGGCCTTCTTTGAGGGAGGCGTCTTCCCGGCGGACGCGGCCGATCCGCCTACGGTTCGTCTGCGCGGGATCCAGCGCAATAAGACGGAGCGCGATATGATGCTTCCGGAGACAGCGGACCACTCGGATAAAGGACTGCTGCGAATGATCGCGGCGCAGGTGATATACGAGTGCTTCGTTATCCGCACCGAGCTTCCCGAATGGCTGGAAACCCCGCCGGACTGGTTCGTCGAGTACTATATGCTGTTGTCGCGGCACTATATTTTTACCAAGCCGTTCAACGAGATAATCGCTCTTGCGGGCAAAAGCAGGGAATACATCTCCCGCCTGTTCAAGAGCGCGACGGGGAAGAACATTTCCGATTACATCATCGATATGCGCATCAACTACGCCTGCAACCTGCTGAAAAACAGCAGTATGGACGTTATGGAAATATCCTTCGAATGCGGGTTTGAGAATCTGTCGACGTTTTATCATCATTTCTCGCCGCGCGTTGGTATGCCGCCCAAGCGCTACAGGGATTCGGCGCGCCGCTCGTGA
- the cadA gene encoding cadmium-translocating P-type ATPase: MKLYPEHKKEFLFLGFCLLLTAGLFAAEHLELEPWMCPVGYGLLYLLAGGEVFLTALKKLLKGKPFSEETLMSIAAIGAFCIGSYVEGAAVLIFYRVGETFNDMASDNARDSVAALMKVCPETASLVTENGERTVSPSEVKVGDIVAVRPGEKLPLDGVVVSGSASIDTAAVTGESAPRFAEAGAEVFAGCLCLDGALRIRVTADYEDSTVANMIKLTEHAAERKAKTEKFITKFAAIYTPCVVGAAVIYAVAVPLILQACGFEPAWEECVRNALGFLVVCCPCALVLSVPLAFFSACGRATKSGVLIKGGAAMERLAKVGTVVFDKTGTVTDGNLEVNSVVPEGISEAELLKYAASAEYSSKHPIAEAIKRKYGAPAGASGEVFAETGGRGVRARVDGAEVLVGSRRFLSENGVSGLPDAGGVTAVYVAVGGAFRGYLTLRDELKPDAEEAVRRLRKAGVGRVAVFSGDASEAARAAAERIGADEGVGELLPADKCALLEEEKARAVTAFAGDGINDAPAIAAADVGVAMGALGSDAAIEAADVVLMGDSPSRIADAISVSKKAVVVAKENIWFSLIVKAAVLVASALGYAPLWLAVVADVGAAVAAVANSALNGR; the protein is encoded by the coding sequence ATGAAACTCTATCCCGAACATAAAAAAGAATTCCTGTTCCTCGGCTTCTGCCTGCTGCTGACCGCGGGGCTTTTCGCCGCGGAGCATCTCGAGCTCGAGCCGTGGATGTGCCCGGTCGGCTACGGACTTCTCTATCTGCTCGCGGGCGGCGAGGTCTTCCTGACCGCGCTGAAAAAGCTTCTCAAGGGCAAGCCGTTCAGCGAAGAAACGCTGATGAGCATAGCCGCGATAGGCGCGTTCTGCATCGGCAGCTACGTTGAGGGCGCGGCGGTGCTTATATTCTACCGCGTCGGCGAGACCTTCAACGATATGGCGTCGGATAACGCGCGCGACTCGGTCGCCGCGCTGATGAAGGTGTGCCCCGAGACCGCGTCGCTCGTCACTGAGAACGGCGAGAGGACGGTCAGTCCGTCGGAAGTCAAGGTCGGCGATATCGTCGCCGTCCGCCCGGGCGAGAAGCTCCCGCTTGACGGAGTCGTCGTTTCCGGCTCCGCTTCGATCGACACGGCGGCGGTGACGGGCGAATCCGCGCCGCGCTTCGCGGAGGCGGGCGCGGAGGTCTTCGCCGGCTGCCTCTGCCTCGACGGGGCGCTGCGCATCCGCGTGACCGCGGACTACGAGGACAGCACCGTTGCGAACATGATAAAGCTGACCGAGCACGCCGCCGAACGCAAGGCGAAAACGGAGAAGTTCATCACGAAGTTCGCGGCGATATACACCCCCTGCGTCGTCGGCGCGGCGGTGATCTACGCCGTCGCGGTGCCGCTTATACTTCAGGCGTGCGGATTTGAGCCCGCGTGGGAGGAGTGCGTCAGAAACGCGCTCGGCTTCCTCGTCGTATGCTGCCCCTGCGCGCTGGTGCTTTCGGTGCCGCTTGCGTTCTTTTCCGCGTGCGGCCGCGCAACGAAGTCGGGCGTGCTCATCAAGGGCGGCGCCGCGATGGAGCGCCTCGCGAAGGTCGGCACCGTCGTCTTCGACAAGACCGGCACCGTCACCGACGGCAATCTCGAGGTCAATTCCGTCGTCCCCGAGGGGATAAGCGAAGCGGAGCTTCTGAAATACGCGGCTTCGGCGGAGTATTCGTCGAAGCACCCGATCGCTGAAGCGATTAAGAGAAAATACGGTGCGCCTGCCGGCGCCTCCGGCGAAGTATTCGCCGAGACGGGCGGACGCGGAGTCCGCGCCCGCGTCGACGGAGCCGAAGTTCTCGTCGGCAGCCGGCGCTTCCTAAGTGAAAACGGCGTTTCCGGACTGCCCGACGCGGGCGGAGTTACCGCCGTCTACGTCGCCGTCGGCGGCGCGTTCCGCGGTTACCTGACCCTGCGCGACGAGCTGAAGCCGGACGCGGAGGAGGCCGTGCGCCGCCTTCGCAAGGCCGGAGTCGGCCGCGTCGCGGTCTTCAGCGGCGACGCTTCCGAAGCGGCGCGCGCGGCGGCGGAGCGCATCGGCGCGGACGAAGGCGTCGGCGAGCTGCTCCCCGCGGATAAGTGCGCCCTGCTCGAAGAGGAAAAGGCGCGCGCCGTCACCGCCTTCGCGGGCGACGGCATAAACGACGCTCCCGCGATCGCCGCGGCGGACGTCGGCGTCGCCATGGGCGCGCTCGGCAGCGACGCTGCGATAGAAGCCGCGGACGTCGTGCTGATGGGCGACAGTCCCTCCCGCATCGCGGACGCGATATCTGTTTCCAAAAAGGCGGTCGTCGTCGCGAAGGAGAACATCTGGTTCTCGCTCATAGTCAAGGCGGCGGTGCTCGTCGCGAGCGCACTCGGCTACGCGCCGCTCTGGCTCGCCGTCGTCGCGGACGTCGGTGCGGCCGTTGCGGCGGTCGCCAACTCGGCGCTGAACGGACGATAA
- the rpsT gene encoding 30S ribosomal protein S20: MANIKSAKKRVLVAEKKNMQNKMIKSQLKTDIKKFNAAAESGDKAATDAAMRKTVKAIDQAAAKGILHKNTAANKKSAIMKRANENK, encoded by the coding sequence TTGGCTAACATTAAGTCCGCAAAGAAGCGCGTTCTCGTCGCCGAGAAGAAGAATATGCAGAACAAGATGATCAAGTCTCAGCTGAAGACCGACATCAAGAAGTTCAACGCCGCCGCCGAGTCCGGCGACAAGGCCGCCACCGACGCCGCTATGCGCAAGACCGTCAAGGCGATCGACCAGGCCGCCGCGAAGGGTATTCTCCACAAGAACACCGCCGCGAACAAAAAGTCCGCCATCATGAAGCGCGCGAACGAGAATAAGTAA
- a CDS encoding PTS sugar transporter subunit IIC produces the protein MQKVKKVLSLIFIDGLSGMALGLFATLIVGTIVGQIASYIGGAFGGWLNSVASVAKAVTGAGIGVGVACKFKRPPLDVITAGAVGMIGAFASAILKGTLLDGGKVVLSGPGEPLGAFIAVMAAIGVGMLVSGKTKVDILVTPLSMLAVGAAVGLLLGPPISALMTALGGFINWATEQHPLVMGIVVSVVMGLCLTLPISSAAIGISLGLSGIAAGAAVVGCCCQMIGFAVSSYRENKLGGFFAQGIGTSMLQMPNIIRHPLIWIPPTLASAILGPVATLLIKLPCNAIGSGMGTAGLVGPIMTYTEMANAGWPVWSSLLIIAAILVVAPAALSLLFSEIMRKLGWIKQGDMLLDI, from the coding sequence ATGCAAAAGGTCAAAAAAGTTCTTTCATTGATATTCATAGACGGGCTTTCCGGAATGGCGCTCGGCCTCTTCGCCACGCTCATCGTCGGCACGATAGTGGGGCAGATCGCGAGCTATATCGGCGGCGCGTTCGGGGGCTGGCTGAACTCGGTCGCCTCCGTTGCGAAGGCGGTCACCGGCGCCGGCATCGGCGTAGGCGTGGCGTGCAAGTTCAAGCGCCCGCCGCTTGACGTCATAACCGCCGGCGCGGTCGGAATGATCGGCGCCTTCGCGAGCGCGATACTGAAGGGTACGCTGCTCGACGGCGGCAAGGTAGTCCTCTCCGGCCCGGGCGAACCGCTCGGCGCCTTCATCGCCGTTATGGCGGCGATCGGCGTCGGAATGCTCGTTTCCGGCAAGACGAAGGTCGATATCCTCGTTACTCCGCTTTCGATGCTCGCCGTCGGAGCGGCGGTCGGTCTGCTTCTCGGGCCGCCCATCTCCGCGCTTATGACCGCGCTCGGCGGCTTCATCAACTGGGCGACGGAACAGCATCCGCTGGTCATGGGCATAGTCGTCTCCGTGGTCATGGGGCTCTGCCTGACGCTCCCGATATCCTCGGCGGCGATAGGCATTTCGCTCGGCCTCAGCGGCATAGCCGCGGGCGCGGCGGTCGTCGGCTGCTGCTGCCAGATGATCGGCTTCGCCGTTTCGAGCTACCGCGAGAACAAGCTCGGCGGCTTCTTCGCGCAGGGGATAGGCACCTCGATGCTGCAGATGCCGAACATAATCAGGCATCCGCTGATATGGATACCGCCCACGCTCGCGAGCGCGATCCTCGGCCCGGTCGCGACCCTGCTCATAAAGCTGCCCTGCAACGCCATCGGCTCCGGAATGGGCACCGCCGGTCTCGTCGGCCCGATAATGACCTATACCGAGATGGCGAACGCGGGCTGGCCCGTCTGGTCGTCGCTGCTGATAATCGCGGCGATACTCGTCGTCGCGCCGGCGGCGCTTTCGCTGCTCTTCTCGGAGATCATGCGCAAGCTCGGCTGGATAAAGCAGGGCGATATGCTGCTTGATATCTGA
- a CDS encoding helix-turn-helix transcriptional regulator, producing the protein MEERINNNAAETANAASHVDRVIEAEEAFRDAAKVFSVAELFRLFGDPTRVGIMTVLYEKERCVCELSDLLGMTVSAISHQLRLLKQSGLVKYRREGKHLYYSLADSHVSTILAQGFEHVNE; encoded by the coding sequence ATGGAAGAAAGAATCAACAATAACGCCGCCGAAACTGCAAATGCCGCCTCGCACGTCGACCGCGTGATCGAAGCGGAGGAGGCGTTCCGCGACGCGGCGAAGGTCTTTTCCGTCGCGGAGCTGTTCCGCCTTTTCGGCGACCCGACGCGCGTCGGGATAATGACCGTGCTTTACGAAAAAGAACGCTGCGTCTGCGAGCTTTCCGACCTGCTCGGGATGACCGTTTCCGCGATCTCCCACCAGCTCCGCCTGCTCAAGCAGAGCGGCCTCGTCAAATACCGCCGCGAAGGCAAGCACCTCTACTACTCCCTCGCCGACTCTCACGTCAGCACCATCCTCGCGCAGGGCTTCGAGCACGTCAACGAATAG
- a CDS encoding dockerin type I repeat-containing protein — MKKFLSMLLATAFTLTAFGVTAIFGGFISAGAAEYEYYRYESLPGYSIFTDEELAQMTNTYTKSGYNETIEGVGPVVTYEITKSGGWMTVYHAKAKNMQASSNQLHEDLTDMSWAALDTVGNKTFLGDMTAEGYADTVERFAEQDGISFWVGVDGQPFTSEIGIVVLQCPSTGPYYTMTLDDDTGDHTAEEIADYGIGFRYSSVHKRPDADGYVHFDFRTDFHQADWWSTDDYGENLWKKYGESNIPYQTLPEKIRPLISGMSITFFNVGAGQKASIGDMKMYIDTRIHTDELDELMMQYDSLDPEAFTESSYEAATEAYLEGYEVMNDDNIGEHYSQKQINRIAKKLKEALMALQPMFKVRSATVAINGFDVLTDGDLDEINDGGNVYDAAMLTDEFVPEGSAVQSVYVIGGAFDGDPSYGWSMFSTSKLNDDDEVEAVNNVFGADNLDESAGLSFWIKYGENYTPAPTSMAVGVGSSTDGVYFECDPADVQLPESEGYVGIAWNSFWDYDGEEDIYDYLASLDYITFKIEGCYQKEFYLSDLHAFEWSINSADFTAMDERIVGAENYLATLNKDDWSVRSWQRVEQAIDAARALHDEYAVTQQDVDKATDWITRTVNWLTLRGDNATQDEIDALEAAYFSAKSYWRGNYTGRSYVNLKAAIDEVSEYINDELSSAACNDLTGKLNTAIAGLVPITHSGFVAPTQATDSNGKPVTVKLFSLEDFSGNRDFNKANGHRRENVGYDLVTSSTSVTLPAKALRMTAQADLSSKHTDEHGAMQFKLADKICHAIHPEVITEDGNHIGGSIGDLRGSAGIRIWVGVNDMNLAKDAFFRFGVSNIEEGPYFENHAVNIPFPASGSGWLYIPWECFDYYDEWTGGKETNLTEIRFIIIRVDGVVPQGLEVYATCVAAYVEPVNSVNATPVVTGVTDGQTVDVAGGSVAPKWDVGTATLKVGTNAKYYVAGTPITENGDYTLTVTNGDKQTEVSFTVTGGTVADVTPTVTGVANNGSYSEPVTINWDVGTATLNGDAFEKGTTVSEPGDYLLEVVNGTKSVSVRFTITGEEPPAVKKGDMDGDGEITVNDALKALRIAARLAESTPEALEIGDVDGDGDITVNDALKILRVAAKLADESSLG, encoded by the coding sequence ATGAAAAAGTTCCTGTCGATGCTGCTTGCGACCGCTTTCACGCTGACCGCGTTCGGTGTGACGGCGATCTTCGGCGGCTTCATCAGCGCAGGCGCGGCCGAATACGAATACTACAGGTATGAGAGCCTCCCCGGTTATTCGATTTTCACCGACGAAGAGCTGGCGCAGATGACGAACACGTATACGAAATCCGGATACAACGAAACGATCGAAGGCGTCGGGCCCGTCGTCACGTATGAAATAACCAAAAGCGGCGGGTGGATGACCGTTTACCACGCGAAAGCGAAGAATATGCAAGCGTCGAGCAACCAGCTGCACGAGGATTTGACCGATATGTCCTGGGCGGCTCTCGACACGGTCGGCAACAAGACCTTCCTCGGCGATATGACCGCGGAAGGCTACGCGGACACGGTGGAGCGCTTTGCCGAACAGGACGGCATCTCTTTCTGGGTGGGCGTCGACGGACAGCCGTTTACAAGCGAAATCGGCATAGTGGTTCTGCAGTGCCCGTCGACCGGCCCTTACTACACGATGACGCTTGACGACGACACCGGCGACCACACCGCCGAAGAGATCGCCGATTACGGCATCGGCTTCCGTTATTCCAGCGTTCACAAGAGACCGGACGCCGACGGCTACGTTCACTTTGACTTCAGGACCGATTTTCATCAAGCCGACTGGTGGAGCACCGATGATTACGGCGAGAACCTGTGGAAAAAGTACGGCGAAAGCAATATACCTTATCAGACTCTTCCCGAGAAGATCAGGCCGCTGATTTCCGGCATGAGCATCACGTTCTTTAACGTAGGCGCAGGACAGAAGGCGTCTATCGGAGATATGAAGATGTACATCGATACCCGTATCCACACGGACGAGCTTGACGAGCTCATGATGCAGTACGACTCGCTCGATCCGGAAGCTTTCACCGAGTCGAGCTACGAGGCGGCTACGGAAGCGTATCTCGAGGGATACGAAGTGATGAACGACGATAATATCGGCGAGCATTATTCTCAGAAGCAGATCAACAGGATAGCGAAGAAACTGAAGGAAGCGCTTATGGCCCTTCAGCCGATGTTCAAGGTCAGGAGCGCGACGGTCGCGATCAACGGCTTTGACGTGCTTACCGACGGCGATCTCGACGAGATCAACGACGGTGGCAACGTGTACGACGCCGCCATGCTGACCGACGAGTTCGTTCCCGAAGGCAGCGCCGTTCAGAGCGTCTACGTCATCGGCGGCGCTTTCGACGGCGATCCCTCCTACGGCTGGAGCATGTTCAGCACCTCCAAGCTGAACGACGACGACGAGGTCGAGGCGGTCAATAACGTTTTCGGCGCCGACAATCTCGACGAATCCGCGGGACTCAGCTTCTGGATCAAATACGGCGAAAACTACACTCCCGCGCCCACCAGTATGGCCGTCGGCGTCGGCAGCAGCACGGACGGAGTTTACTTCGAGTGCGATCCCGCCGACGTCCAGCTCCCCGAGAGCGAGGGCTACGTCGGCATCGCGTGGAATTCGTTCTGGGACTATGACGGCGAGGAGGATATATACGACTACCTCGCGTCGCTCGATTATATAACCTTCAAGATCGAGGGCTGCTATCAGAAGGAATTCTACCTTTCCGATCTGCATGCGTTTGAGTGGAGCATAAACAGCGCCGACTTCACGGCTATGGACGAGAGGATCGTCGGCGCGGAGAACTATCTCGCCACGCTGAACAAAGACGACTGGTCCGTCCGTTCCTGGCAGCGCGTCGAGCAGGCGATCGACGCCGCCCGCGCCCTGCACGACGAGTACGCGGTTACTCAGCAGGATGTCGATAAGGCGACCGACTGGATCACCCGTACCGTCAACTGGCTCACCCTCAGAGGCGACAACGCCACTCAGGACGAGATAGACGCGCTCGAAGCCGCGTACTTCTCCGCGAAGAGCTACTGGCGCGGCAACTACACCGGCAGAAGCTACGTCAACCTGAAGGCCGCCATCGACGAGGTTTCCGAATACATCAACGACGAGCTCAGCTCCGCCGCCTGCAACGACCTTACCGGCAAACTGAACACAGCGATAGCCGGCCTCGTACCGATAACTCACAGCGGTTTCGTCGCGCCGACTCAGGCGACCGACTCCAACGGTAAGCCGGTAACCGTCAAGCTGTTCAGCCTCGAGGACTTCTCGGGCAACAGAGACTTCAACAAGGCGAACGGCCACCGCAGAGAAAACGTCGGCTACGACCTCGTCACCTCCTCGACGTCCGTCACGCTGCCCGCCAAAGCTCTGAGAATGACCGCGCAGGCGGATCTTTCCTCCAAGCATACCGACGAACACGGCGCGATGCAGTTCAAGCTCGCGGATAAGATATGTCACGCGATCCATCCCGAAGTTATTACGGAGGACGGCAATCATATCGGCGGCTCGATAGGCGACCTGAGAGGCTCCGCCGGCATTCGCATCTGGGTAGGCGTGAACGATATGAACCTCGCGAAGGACGCGTTCTTCCGCTTCGGCGTTTCAAACATTGAGGAAGGCCCGTATTTTGAGAATCACGCCGTCAATATCCCGTTCCCGGCGTCCGGCAGCGGCTGGCTCTACATTCCGTGGGAGTGCTTCGACTATTACGATGAGTGGACCGGCGGAAAGGAAACCAACCTCACCGAGATCCGCTTCATAATCATCCGCGTCGACGGCGTGGTCCCGCAGGGGCTCGAGGTCTACGCGACCTGCGTAGCCGCTTACGTCGAGCCCGTCAACTCCGTGAACGCGACGCCCGTCGTCACCGGCGTGACCGACGGACAGACCGTTGACGTCGCGGGCGGCTCCGTCGCCCCGAAGTGGGACGTCGGTACCGCGACGCTCAAGGTCGGCACGAACGCGAAGTACTACGTCGCCGGCACTCCGATAACCGAGAACGGCGACTACACGCTGACCGTCACCAACGGCGATAAGCAGACGGAAGTCAGCTTCACCGTGACCGGCGGCACCGTCGCGGATGTAACTCCTACCGTCACCGGAGTCGCCAACAACGGAAGCTACAGCGAGCCCGTAACTATCAACTGGGACGTCGGCACGGCGACACTGAACGGCGACGCCTTTGAGAAGGGAACGACCGTTTCCGAGCCCGGCGATTATCTCCTTGAGGTAGTCAACGGCACCAAGTCGGTTTCCGTACGCTTCACGATCACCGGCGAAGAGCCTCCCGCAGTCAAGAAGGGCGATATGGACGGCGACGGCGAGATCACGGTCAACGACGCGCTGAAGGCGCTGCGTATCGCCGCGAGACTCGCGGAGTCAACTCCCGAAGCGCTTGAGATCGGCGATGTCGACGGCGACGGCGATATCACGGTCAACGACGCGCTGAAGATCCTCCGCGTCGCCGCGAAGCTCGCTGATGAAAGCAGCCTCGGATAA